Proteins from a genomic interval of Bacteroidales bacterium:
- a CDS encoding DUF4837 family protein, translating to MRRARRPPGSGWQHQAPILSHFHTCFLFGIICLVFFLGACKQKSAPPRKEDSSGATLEILTVTDNKEQWEGSLGDTVRNFFGQIQSTLPQPEPLFALANLEVTGFSKMFQHHHNILILSVDQRIQESLIETRKDLWAEPQRVIKVTAPAYQQLIAVVDSHKVVFRDLFLETEYTRTTKTDKILPETKLIRQLEEEYKLSLMIPVGYHLAVKTNEFAWIRKETLRESQGLLIYIESYRDTAQFSNDNIIRRRNLYTMNWIPGPSHGSFMTTDVVNVKPTFRRIVLDDRFAVETRGVWETMGDYMGGPFVSYTMVDEKHNRLVTLEGFVYAPNAPKTVLLHHVDAICRTVKFLD from the coding sequence ATGCGCCGGGCAAGAAGGCCGCCCGGATCCGGGTGGCAACATCAGGCACCCATCCTGTCTCATTTCCACACCTGTTTTCTTTTTGGAATCATTTGCCTGGTTTTCTTCCTGGGTGCCTGCAAGCAAAAGTCGGCACCTCCGCGAAAAGAGGATTCCAGCGGGGCTACCCTTGAGATTCTTACCGTAACCGATAATAAAGAACAATGGGAAGGCTCCCTCGGCGATACCGTCCGGAATTTTTTCGGACAGATACAATCCACCCTGCCACAGCCTGAGCCGCTTTTCGCGCTGGCCAACCTGGAGGTGACCGGCTTCAGCAAAATGTTCCAGCATCATCACAACATTCTCATTTTATCCGTCGATCAGCGGATACAGGAATCCCTGATCGAAACACGCAAGGATTTATGGGCTGAGCCACAGCGGGTGATCAAAGTCACCGCCCCAGCCTATCAGCAACTGATTGCGGTGGTTGACAGCCATAAGGTGGTCTTCAGGGATCTCTTCCTGGAAACAGAGTATACCCGTACCACAAAAACGGACAAAATACTCCCTGAAACAAAACTGATCAGACAACTGGAGGAGGAATACAAACTATCCCTGATGATCCCGGTGGGATATCATCTGGCTGTTAAAACCAACGAATTTGCCTGGATCCGGAAAGAAACCCTGAGGGAGAGCCAGGGATTGCTGATCTATATCGAATCCTACCGGGATACAGCTCAGTTCAGCAATGACAATATCATCCGGCGCAGGAATCTGTATACCATGAACTGGATACCGGGACCCAGTCATGGCTCGTTTATGACCACCGATGTGGTCAATGTTAAGCCAACCTTCCGGCGGATCGTTCTGGATGACCGGTTTGCCGTGGAAACAAGGGGTGTGTGGGAGACCATGGGTGATTACATGGGCGGACCATTTGTCAGCTATACCATGGTGGATGAGAAACATAACCGCCTGGTAACCCTGGAAGGGTTTGTATACGCTCCCAATGCCCCAAAGACAGTCTTGCTGCATCACGTAGATGCAATTTGCCGCACGGTGAAGTTTCTGGATTAA
- a CDS encoding LysM peptidoglycan-binding domain-containing protein — MSRLHDKLIFFMLLGVVLISFARPVRSAGASSLNLLPDTLLQADSLPDTLVYDPSILRNDSLKFTLTEDSPIVRALDSLADIIYFRDYYFTTDTAFLNVYRDPFETIPEFSDSVYRERIHQLDRMTPIDLAYNEDVRRWILLYANQRRALTSRVLGLAQIYFPLFEEYLDKYNLPLELKYLAIVESALNPTANSRAGAKGLWQFMYTTGRSYGLKVTSYVDDRFDPYKATDAACRHMKDLYGIYGDWLLALAAYNSGSGNVNKAIRRAGNIKNFWAIQPFLPRETQGYVPAFISVCYIMNYNQEHNLYPTHPGILYNGIDTVVVNNLLSFSQLNEMLGIPMEDLVFLNPAYKLGVLPSVPGEPYVLRLPKEYIGPFIANEQDLYQFKTQKGIEHEQMMAEVSKVKETRYHKVRRGENLGLIASKYNVKISDLKKWNHIRGSTIYPGQKLIVYQSSSSSQVTAPVTTTNDSSPPAESSPSESQTTTHVVKSGENLASIASRYGCTVDQLKHWNNLRSTTIYPKQKLTVYDPVFQGDNSGTGSTNAPQQTETYAYHTVKAGQTLWDIANMYPGATVEKIKTWNHITNAKTIQPGQKLKIRVKE, encoded by the coding sequence ATGAGCCGTTTGCACGATAAATTAATCTTTTTCATGTTGTTGGGTGTGGTTTTGATCAGCTTTGCCCGGCCTGTTCGTTCAGCAGGAGCATCATCCCTGAACCTTTTGCCGGATACCTTGCTGCAGGCCGACTCCCTGCCGGATACCCTGGTGTACGACCCATCCATCCTGAGAAATGATTCACTGAAATTCACCCTGACGGAAGATTCCCCGATCGTAAGGGCACTGGATAGCCTGGCCGACATCATCTACTTCAGGGATTATTATTTCACTACGGATACGGCATTTCTTAATGTTTACAGGGACCCTTTCGAAACGATCCCTGAATTTTCCGATTCGGTTTACAGGGAGCGGATTCATCAGCTTGATCGGATGACCCCGATCGATTTGGCCTACAATGAAGATGTCAGACGGTGGATACTTCTGTATGCAAACCAGAGACGGGCGCTTACCTCCCGGGTATTGGGCCTGGCGCAGATCTATTTTCCGTTGTTTGAAGAGTACCTCGACAAGTACAATCTTCCCCTGGAGCTGAAATACCTGGCCATCGTCGAATCGGCGCTGAATCCAACCGCCAACTCAAGGGCGGGGGCAAAGGGCTTATGGCAGTTTATGTACACCACCGGAAGGTCGTACGGGTTAAAAGTCACCTCTTACGTTGATGACCGGTTTGATCCGTATAAGGCTACGGATGCCGCCTGCCGGCACATGAAAGACCTGTACGGGATTTACGGTGATTGGCTGCTGGCCCTTGCAGCCTATAATTCCGGCTCCGGAAATGTGAACAAAGCCATACGCCGGGCCGGAAACATCAAAAATTTCTGGGCCATCCAGCCATTTCTGCCCAGGGAGACCCAGGGGTATGTCCCTGCGTTCATTTCGGTCTGTTATATCATGAACTATAACCAGGAACACAATCTGTATCCCACTCATCCCGGCATCCTGTACAATGGCATCGATACCGTCGTTGTGAACAATCTTCTTTCCTTTTCCCAGCTGAATGAAATGCTGGGCATTCCGATGGAAGACCTTGTTTTTCTGAACCCGGCCTACAAACTGGGTGTGCTTCCCTCCGTCCCGGGTGAACCCTATGTGCTCAGGCTTCCCAAGGAGTACATCGGACCTTTCATTGCGAATGAACAGGACCTGTATCAGTTTAAGACTCAGAAAGGCATCGAGCACGAACAAATGATGGCCGAGGTAAGCAAAGTGAAAGAGACCCGTTATCATAAGGTGCGACGGGGAGAAAACCTGGGGCTGATCGCCAGTAAGTACAACGTTAAAATTTCAGATCTGAAAAAATGGAACCACATCCGGGGTTCCACCATCTATCCGGGCCAGAAACTGATCGTTTACCAATCGAGCAGCTCGTCCCAGGTTACTGCCCCGGTGACAACGACCAACGACTCCTCTCCGCCTGCCGAAAGTTCTCCTTCGGAAAGCCAAACCACCACGCATGTTGTCAAATCCGGGGAAAATCTGGCGTCGATCGCCTCCCGGTATGGATGCACGGTTGACCAGCTCAAACACTGGAATAACCTGAGGTCAACAACGATCTATCCCAAGCAGAAACTTACGGTTTATGATCCTGTTTTTCAGGGCGATAACAGCGGCACAGGTTCGACCAATGCACCGCAACAGACAGAAACATACGCTTATCATACCGTCAAGGCAGGACAGACGTTGTGGGACATTGCCAACATGTACCCGGGTGCAACCGTTGAAAAAATCAAGACATGGAATCACATCACCAATGCCAAGACCATTCAGCCCGGACAGAAACTGAAAATCAGGGTAAAAGAATAA
- the tatA gene encoding twin-arginine translocase TatA/TatE family subunit: MVTGIILLGMIGHWEILLIVLVIVLIFFGGKKIPELMKGMGKGVRSFKDGLSGEDEKDDKNSDISKN, from the coding sequence ATGGTAACAGGAATCATCTTGCTGGGTATGATCGGTCACTGGGAAATACTTCTCATCGTTCTGGTCATCGTTTTGATCTTTTTTGGCGGAAAAAAGATCCCCGAATTAATGAAAGGAATGGGCAAAGGCGTTCGCAGTTTTAAGGACGGATTGAGTGGTGAGGATGAAAAGGATGACAAAAACAGTGACATCTCCAAAAATTAA
- a CDS encoding peptidoglycan DD-metalloendopeptidase family protein, with amino-acid sequence MKRVIHMTHSHRFSAILILVSGWVLLVAGGMFSAVYAQVEEKENLQQKKSEIEKEIEYTNKLLEETRKSKQSSLGELAVINRKINRREALIQTINNEISLLDGQIHQNQAALEALNAELTGLKDEYARMIYCAFKNRRAYDRLMFLFSARSFNQAYQRMKYLQQYSDYRRQQAVLIVKKQEELNEATQQVEQLKEEKLSLLTSKERELANLDIEKKNKDSTVSGLGQKEAELRKTLKSKELAAKKLQQAIEKIIAEEIRKSNELANKKTSAAGATFALTPEERELSSTFEANKGKLPWPTERGVLSSSFGEHAHPDLKGIKVKNNGIDILTNAGSAARAVFSGEVSRIISIPKYGNVVIIRHGEYLSVYSNLDEVMVKKGDRVVTRQVVGSIKTDEVLIRTELHFELWKGKETQDPMLWIAR; translated from the coding sequence ATGAAACGCGTCATTCATATGACCCACAGCCACAGGTTCAGTGCAATCCTTATCCTTGTTTCAGGATGGGTGCTTCTGGTTGCCGGAGGGATGTTTTCTGCCGTGTACGCCCAGGTGGAGGAGAAGGAAAACCTTCAGCAAAAAAAGTCTGAAATAGAAAAGGAAATAGAGTATACCAATAAACTGCTCGAGGAGACCCGGAAGAGCAAGCAGTCCTCTCTGGGCGAGCTGGCGGTGATCAACCGAAAAATAAACCGGAGAGAGGCATTGATTCAGACCATCAACAATGAAATTTCCTTGCTGGACGGCCAGATCCATCAAAACCAGGCAGCTTTGGAGGCACTCAATGCTGAGCTGACCGGACTCAAGGATGAATACGCCAGAATGATCTATTGTGCATTTAAAAACCGCAGAGCATATGACCGGCTCATGTTTCTGTTCTCTGCCCGCAGTTTCAACCAGGCCTATCAGCGGATGAAATATCTCCAGCAGTACAGTGATTACCGCCGGCAACAGGCTGTCCTTATCGTGAAAAAGCAGGAGGAACTGAATGAAGCCACACAGCAAGTCGAGCAGCTTAAAGAGGAGAAGCTGTCGCTGCTGACATCGAAGGAAAGGGAACTGGCCAATCTGGATATTGAAAAAAAGAACAAGGACAGCACGGTGTCCGGGCTGGGTCAAAAAGAGGCTGAACTGCGTAAAACACTGAAATCAAAAGAATTAGCAGCAAAAAAATTACAACAGGCGATCGAGAAGATCATTGCTGAAGAAATAAGGAAGTCCAATGAACTGGCCAACAAGAAAACTTCGGCGGCAGGAGCGACATTTGCCCTCACTCCCGAGGAGCGGGAGCTATCCAGTACCTTTGAAGCCAATAAAGGGAAATTGCCCTGGCCTACGGAGCGGGGTGTGCTATCCAGTTCTTTTGGGGAACATGCTCATCCTGATCTGAAAGGAATAAAAGTTAAAAATAACGGCATCGATATTTTGACCAATGCAGGATCGGCCGCCAGAGCTGTTTTTTCGGGAGAAGTGTCGCGCATCATCTCTATACCCAAGTACGGCAATGTCGTTATCATCCGTCACGGAGAGTATCTTTCGGTTTATTCCAACCTGGATGAGGTCATGGTGAAAAAGGGTGACAGGGTTGTGACCAGGCAGGTGGTCGGATCCATTAAGACCGACGAGGTCCTGATCCGGACGGAGTTACACTTTGAGCTCTGGAAAGGGAAAGAAACCCAGGACCCGATGTTATGGATTGCCCGTTGA
- a CDS encoding DUF4292 domain-containing protein, which translates to MVCSHLEWLNRLGFGVLLLACLAGFTSCGTSRKAARKPLKEESPSFLLQKLAENELSYETLSAKFNATYDDGKATVSLTGHLRMKCDSIIWLSLSPALGIEMMRVVLTRDSLKILDRIQSAGLLREYGYIHHLVNGMLDFEMLQSLIVGNDFPGFEQGTVHTATGGDHYKIGFHGRSKKSDAPSGPDSVLFIPSQDVWLSPENFKIIYMSFREQSGEDRTAEAGFNAFKLTGNQLFPYQVTYVIREGDTRLKVDVRYMRVTLNESLNYPFSIPERFIRAKK; encoded by the coding sequence ATGGTCTGTTCCCATTTAGAATGGCTCAACCGTTTGGGCTTCGGTGTATTGCTTTTAGCGTGCCTGGCGGGATTCACCTCCTGCGGAACTTCACGGAAAGCTGCCCGGAAGCCGCTGAAGGAAGAAAGTCCCTCTTTTCTTTTACAGAAGCTCGCTGAAAATGAACTTTCCTACGAAACGTTGTCCGCGAAGTTCAATGCCACCTACGATGACGGGAAGGCAACGGTCTCGCTGACGGGCCATCTGCGGATGAAATGCGACAGCATTATCTGGCTTTCCCTTTCACCCGCCCTGGGTATTGAGATGATGAGGGTCGTTCTGACCAGGGATTCCCTGAAGATCCTGGACCGGATACAGTCGGCCGGCCTGCTGCGGGAGTATGGTTATATCCATCACCTGGTCAATGGAATGCTGGATTTTGAAATGCTGCAGTCACTGATCGTCGGCAATGATTTTCCCGGCTTTGAACAGGGCACCGTGCACACTGCAACCGGGGGAGATCATTACAAGATAGGGTTCCATGGCCGCAGCAAGAAGAGTGATGCTCCTTCAGGACCCGACAGCGTCCTGTTCATTCCCAGCCAGGATGTCTGGCTTAGCCCTGAGAATTTTAAAATCATTTATATGTCCTTCCGGGAACAATCCGGTGAAGACCGGACTGCTGAAGCCGGCTTCAATGCATTTAAACTGACAGGCAATCAACTTTTTCCTTACCAGGTTACGTATGTGATCCGGGAGGGAGATACACGCCTGAAAGTGGATGTTCGCTACATGCGGGTGACATTGAATGAATCCCTGAACTATCCTTTCAGCATACCAGAACGTTTTATCCGGGCCAAAAAATGA
- a CDS encoding tetratricopeptide repeat protein: protein MKNVAILTIGLLFLVLTPGCKAPPQTAIPFDPSSVEAYKPGENSPQRITALFIDAKKEALLGNAIKAEAMFLSVIEKDPRRDAAFYELAKLYSLQNNLTDARIMAEKALALAPDNHWYKELLAELYQRNQNYAQAIRLYDDLARDFPHDMEYRFQLAACYVFAGKFNEALGELDKIEARLGVSEEIVRQKERLYLFMDKVEEAAAEIRKLILVNPGESRYYSWLAELYMSQGQPEKALEVYNQVAEKFPDDPYIHISLSDYYRKKGDKERAQEELKLGFSNPALDIDTKIQVMLSFYSMSELFEEIRPRAMELAQILVKTHPDNPKAYSMYADFLVRDRQFREARDAFYKVISLDSSKFLVWESLLRVEAELEDYDAMKRESQRMIELFPVQPIGYLFNGVARMQLKEYREAIESFKTGLGFVVANNLLSSQFNAYLGDASYQAQDIPAAFEYYDKTLQLDPDNSYVLNNYSYYLSLRKENLDKAEAMALRATQLDPGNMANLDTYGWVLFMQKKYEEAEQWIKKALDQGGVNDPDILEHYGDVLFKLGKTNEAIHYWKTALEKGPGSGWLEKKVRDGKLYE from the coding sequence ATGAAGAATGTTGCTATTTTGACCATCGGCTTGTTGTTTCTGGTGCTGACCCCTGGCTGCAAGGCTCCTCCCCAGACAGCCATTCCCTTTGATCCGTCCAGTGTTGAGGCGTATAAGCCAGGGGAAAATTCTCCGCAGCGGATCACCGCACTGTTCATCGATGCAAAAAAAGAGGCCCTTCTGGGAAATGCCATCAAGGCCGAAGCCATGTTCCTGTCGGTGATTGAAAAAGATCCCCGGCGGGATGCAGCATTTTACGAACTGGCAAAGCTGTATTCACTTCAGAACAACCTTACCGATGCCCGGATCATGGCGGAAAAGGCATTGGCCCTGGCCCCGGATAATCACTGGTACAAAGAGCTTCTGGCTGAGCTGTATCAGCGCAATCAAAACTACGCCCAGGCCATCCGGCTGTACGACGATCTGGCCCGCGATTTTCCCCATGACATGGAGTATCGTTTTCAGCTGGCCGCCTGCTATGTTTTTGCCGGAAAGTTCAATGAAGCCCTGGGCGAGCTGGACAAAATTGAAGCAAGACTGGGTGTAAGTGAAGAGATCGTCCGGCAAAAAGAGAGACTGTATCTTTTCATGGATAAAGTGGAGGAGGCAGCGGCTGAAATCCGGAAGCTGATCCTGGTTAATCCGGGCGAAAGCCGTTATTACTCCTGGCTTGCAGAGCTTTACATGTCGCAGGGGCAGCCCGAAAAGGCCCTCGAAGTCTATAACCAGGTTGCAGAAAAGTTTCCCGATGATCCCTATATCCATATTTCCCTGTCGGATTATTACCGAAAAAAGGGAGACAAGGAGAGAGCCCAGGAGGAACTGAAGCTCGGTTTTTCCAATCCCGCCCTGGATATTGATACGAAAATCCAGGTGATGCTGTCTTTTTATTCGATGAGTGAATTATTTGAGGAGATACGGCCCCGGGCAATGGAGCTGGCGCAGATCCTGGTCAAAACGCATCCCGACAATCCGAAAGCCTATTCCATGTATGCCGATTTTTTGGTGCGGGACAGGCAATTCAGGGAGGCCAGGGATGCGTTTTACAAGGTCATCTCCCTCGACAGCAGCAAATTCCTGGTGTGGGAAAGCCTGCTCCGGGTGGAGGCTGAGCTGGAAGATTATGACGCAATGAAAAGGGAGAGCCAGCGGATGATCGAATTATTTCCCGTTCAGCCCATTGGATACCTGTTCAATGGTGTGGCCCGGATGCAGCTGAAGGAGTACAGGGAAGCGATCGAATCCTTCAAAACCGGGCTGGGCTTTGTGGTTGCCAATAACCTGCTTTCATCACAGTTCAATGCGTACCTTGGAGATGCCTCCTATCAGGCACAGGATATTCCCGCTGCGTTTGAATACTATGACAAAACGCTGCAACTCGATCCTGACAATTCCTATGTGCTGAATAATTATTCCTATTACCTGTCGTTACGAAAGGAGAACCTTGACAAGGCCGAGGCCATGGCCCTCAGAGCGACACAGCTTGATCCGGGGAACATGGCCAATCTGGATACCTACGGATGGGTGCTTTTCATGCAGAAAAAATACGAAGAGGCGGAGCAGTGGATTAAAAAGGCACTTGATCAGGGTGGGGTGAACGATCCGGATATCCTTGAACATTACGGAGATGTCCTGTTCAAACTGGGTAAAACCAATGAGGCCATTCACTATTGGAAGACCGCGCTGGAAAAGGGACCGGGTTCCGGGTGGCTGGAGAAAAAAGTACGGGATGGCAAACTCTATGAATAA
- the dut gene encoding dUTP diphosphatase, translated as MKIKIVNRSKHPSPVYETSASAGMDLRADLQQPATLGPLDRVLIPTGLFIELPAGYEAQVRPRSGLAIRHGITVLNTPGTIDADYRGEIRVILINLSKDPFVINDGDRIAQMIISSHESVEWIEVQELLETDRGQGGFGHTGKH; from the coding sequence ATGAAGATAAAGATCGTCAACAGGTCGAAACATCCCAGTCCGGTCTATGAAACATCGGCCTCAGCCGGCATGGATCTCCGTGCCGATCTTCAGCAGCCTGCCACGCTTGGGCCACTCGACCGGGTGCTGATCCCGACCGGGCTGTTCATCGAGCTGCCTGCCGGATATGAAGCGCAGGTCAGACCACGAAGCGGACTGGCCATTCGTCACGGCATTACGGTTCTGAATACGCCGGGCACCATTGATGCCGATTACAGGGGTGAAATACGGGTGATCCTGATCAATCTGTCGAAGGATCCTTTCGTCATCAACGATGGTGACCGGATTGCACAGATGATCATATCGTCCCACGAATCCGTTGAATGGATTGAGGTGCAGGAACTTTTGGAAACGGACCGGGGTCAGGGCGGATTCGGGCACACCGGGAAACACTAA
- a CDS encoding oligosaccharide flippase family protein → MNPLRQLAGQTVIYGMGTIVPRVLNYLLLTPFYTRIFITGEYGVITELYAYVAFLMVLLTYGMETAYFRFAESNSDKEKVYSSALTSLFFTTLLFLILVSLFAQPIAEWIKYPSHREYILYFAFIVGIDAFTAIPFARLRQRQQATRFTIIRIVNVLVNIGLNIFFLSICPRILENNPDSVIRFIYSPEVGVGYAFISNLIASITTLLMLLPEILRFRIRFEPVLLRQLLAYALPLLVVGLAGMVNEVADKILLKYLVVPPEGTIDRNAYAMGQVGVYGANFKLAVLMSLFIQMFRFAAEPFFFAQAKNENPQKIYAEVMKYFVIFCLLIFLAVTLYIDLFQHLIGKDYREGLHIVPIILIANLLLGVFYNQSIWYKLTNLTRYGAGIAIMGAVITVIVNLTLVPRLGYVGSALGHLACYLVMVLVSYFLGQKYYPVPYDLKILGWYLLCALAIYGISLLLPISALLPKLLAHTGLFLVFAALVYIREKPLIARQFINK, encoded by the coding sequence TTGAATCCACTCCGACAACTTGCGGGACAGACCGTCATTTACGGAATGGGAACCATTGTTCCCCGGGTGCTGAATTACCTCCTGCTTACTCCTTTCTATACCCGAATTTTCATCACAGGTGAATATGGAGTGATCACCGAACTGTATGCGTATGTGGCATTTTTAATGGTACTGCTGACCTATGGGATGGAGACCGCCTACTTCCGCTTTGCGGAAAGCAACAGCGACAAGGAAAAGGTTTACAGTAGCGCACTGACCTCGCTTTTTTTCACCACGCTCCTTTTCCTGATCCTGGTCTCGCTTTTTGCCCAGCCCATTGCAGAATGGATCAAATACCCCTCCCACAGGGAATACATCCTGTATTTTGCATTTATCGTCGGCATTGACGCATTTACAGCCATACCGTTTGCCCGTCTCAGGCAGCGGCAGCAGGCCACGCGTTTTACGATCATCCGGATCGTCAATGTTCTGGTCAACATTGGATTGAATATCTTTTTTCTTTCCATTTGTCCCCGGATCCTTGAGAACAATCCCGATTCAGTCATCCGGTTCATTTATTCTCCGGAAGTGGGTGTAGGTTATGCCTTCATTTCCAACTTGATAGCCAGCATAACCACACTGCTGATGCTGCTTCCTGAAATTCTTCGTTTCAGGATCCGTTTCGAACCGGTCCTTCTCAGGCAACTCCTGGCCTACGCCCTGCCGTTGTTGGTGGTGGGGCTTGCCGGGATGGTCAACGAAGTAGCGGATAAGATCCTGTTGAAATACCTGGTGGTCCCTCCCGAGGGGACCATCGACCGAAATGCCTATGCCATGGGACAGGTGGGGGTGTACGGGGCCAATTTCAAACTGGCCGTTCTGATGAGCCTGTTCATTCAGATGTTCCGCTTTGCAGCGGAACCCTTTTTCTTTGCGCAGGCAAAAAATGAGAATCCCCAAAAGATCTATGCCGAGGTGATGAAGTATTTTGTCATTTTTTGCCTCCTGATCTTTCTTGCGGTCACACTGTACATCGACCTGTTTCAGCACCTGATCGGGAAAGACTACCGTGAGGGCCTGCATATCGTTCCCATTATATTGATAGCCAATTTATTGCTTGGAGTGTTCTACAACCAGTCGATCTGGTACAAGCTTACCAATCTCACCCGTTATGGTGCCGGAATTGCTATTATGGGAGCTGTGATCACCGTGATCGTTAACCTGACGCTTGTACCACGGCTGGGTTATGTGGGATCTGCACTTGGGCACCTGGCCTGCTATCTGGTGATGGTGCTGGTGTCCTATTTTCTTGGTCAGAAGTATTATCCCGTTCCATACGACCTGAAAATCCTGGGTTGGTATTTATTGTGTGCCCTGGCCATATATGGCATCAGCCTTCTGCTTCCCATATCTGCTCTTTTGCCTAAATTGCTGGCTCATACAGGCCTGTTCCTGGTGTTTGCCGCGCTGGTGTACATCCGGGAGAAACCGCTCATTGCCCGCCAATTCATAAACAAATGA